In Myotis daubentonii chromosome 10, mMyoDau2.1, whole genome shotgun sequence, one genomic interval encodes:
- the KLRG2 gene encoding killer cell lectin-like receptor subfamily G member 2 isoform X3, protein MEGARAASREDRAGAELPMEPLESLEPGLGQPQAPEEERRPESPESSPAAAVQEATGAGQDPSGGKKLPSPRPARPRVLPASLGYGAFRRQLSAGPEPPSPRPAAAEQPRDGEAAGAELVPWAAPGEPAPGNWAPVELQVDVRVKPVGAAGGSCTPSPAPSRRFITVPVPESPAFSRHAAPGYPFLPRTASLGSTWSRGSPLAAARAEHGLDAEGQSSPTEGGAESPGCPTCRCRCQELGKEDAALLPRAEADGDLKLHPAIKLIGAVCRPCPHGWLWSGEHCYYLSTEAQAWEASQAFCSAHHATLPLLSHIQTPRGRQGPAGSEVRGPGGRQAHGFGLRLFKTLGLCPGDQLTGVLPIPTLLGAYSPPTPQRGAYFLDPGSRRSLLGAWGPA, encoded by the exons ATGGAGGGAGCCCGGGCGGCATCCAGAGAAGACCGAGCCGGAGCCGAGTTGCCAATGGAGCCCTTGGAAAGCCTGGAGCCGGGGCTGGGGCAGCCGCAGGCCCCCGAGGAGGAGCGACGGCCAGAAAGTCCCGAGAGCAGCCCGGCCGCggccgtgcaggaggcgaccGGCGCGGGCCAGGACCCCTCGGGCGGGAAGAAGCTGCCCTCGCCTCGCCCCGCGCGCCCGCGGGTGCTGCCCGCCAGCCTGGGCTACGGCGCCTTCCGCCGCCAGTTGTCCGCTGGCCCCGAGCCGCCGTCGCCGAGGCCCGCTGCGGCCGAGCAGCCCCGGGACGGCGAGGCGGCGGGAGCCGAGCTGGTGCCCTGGGCCGCGCCGGGGGAGCCGGCGCCCGGCAACTGGGCGCCCGTGGAGCTGCAGGTGGACGTGCGCGTGAAGCCCGTGGGCGCGGCCGGCGGCAGCTGCACGCCCTCGCCGGCGCCCTCCCGGCGCTTCATCACGGTCCCGGTGCCCGAGTCCCCCGCCTTCTCCCGCCACGCCGCCCCGGGGTACCCGTTCCTGCCGCGGACCGCGTCCTTGGGCAGCACGTGGAGCCGCGGCTCGCCACTGGCTGCCGCCCGGGCGGAGCACGGCCTCGACGCGGAGGGCCAGAGCAGCCCCACGGAAGGGGGCGCGGAGTCCCCGGGCTGCCCCACGTGCCGCTGCcgctgccaggagctggggaaggaggacGCCGCGCTGCTGCCGCGCGCCGAGGCGGACGGCGACCTGAAGCTGCACCCGGCTATCAAGCTCATAG GGGCCGTGTGCCGGCCGTGTCCCCATGGCTGGCTGTGGTCTGGGGAGCACTGTTACTACCTCTCTACTGAAGCTCAAGCCTGGGAGGCCAGCCAGGCTTTCTGCTCCGCCCACCATGCTACCCTCCCCCTGCTGAGCCACATCCag ACTCCCAGAGGAAGACAAGGACCAGCCGGGTCTGAAGTGCGCGGGCCTGGAGGGAGGCAAGCTCATGGCTTTGGACTGCGCCTCTTCAAGACCCTGGGTCTGTGCCCAGGGGACCAACTGACTGGGGTTCTGCCCATTCCAACCCTGTTGGGGGCAtacagtccccccaccccccagaggggGGCCTATTTCCTGGACCCAGGCTCCCGCCGCTCCCTGCTTGGTGCCTGGGGCCCTGCCTGA
- the KLRG2 gene encoding killer cell lectin-like receptor subfamily G member 2 isoform X1: MEGARAASREDRAGAELPMEPLESLEPGLGQPQAPEEERRPESPESSPAAAVQEATGAGQDPSGGKKLPSPRPARPRVLPASLGYGAFRRQLSAGPEPPSPRPAAAEQPRDGEAAGAELVPWAAPGEPAPGNWAPVELQVDVRVKPVGAAGGSCTPSPAPSRRFITVPVPESPAFSRHAAPGYPFLPRTASLGSTWSRGSPLAAARAEHGLDAEGQSSPTEGGAESPGCPTCRCRCQELGKEDAALLPRAEADGDLKLHPAIKLIGLPMYMKSLRWALAVMAVLLAVSTVAIVALASRTGAVCRPCPHGWLWSGEHCYYLSTEAQAWEASQAFCSAHHATLPLLSHIQTPRGRQGPAGSEVRGPGGRQAHGFGLRLFKTLGLCPGDQLTGVLPIPTLLGAYSPPTPQRGAYFLDPGSRRSLLGAWGPA; encoded by the exons ATGGAGGGAGCCCGGGCGGCATCCAGAGAAGACCGAGCCGGAGCCGAGTTGCCAATGGAGCCCTTGGAAAGCCTGGAGCCGGGGCTGGGGCAGCCGCAGGCCCCCGAGGAGGAGCGACGGCCAGAAAGTCCCGAGAGCAGCCCGGCCGCggccgtgcaggaggcgaccGGCGCGGGCCAGGACCCCTCGGGCGGGAAGAAGCTGCCCTCGCCTCGCCCCGCGCGCCCGCGGGTGCTGCCCGCCAGCCTGGGCTACGGCGCCTTCCGCCGCCAGTTGTCCGCTGGCCCCGAGCCGCCGTCGCCGAGGCCCGCTGCGGCCGAGCAGCCCCGGGACGGCGAGGCGGCGGGAGCCGAGCTGGTGCCCTGGGCCGCGCCGGGGGAGCCGGCGCCCGGCAACTGGGCGCCCGTGGAGCTGCAGGTGGACGTGCGCGTGAAGCCCGTGGGCGCGGCCGGCGGCAGCTGCACGCCCTCGCCGGCGCCCTCCCGGCGCTTCATCACGGTCCCGGTGCCCGAGTCCCCCGCCTTCTCCCGCCACGCCGCCCCGGGGTACCCGTTCCTGCCGCGGACCGCGTCCTTGGGCAGCACGTGGAGCCGCGGCTCGCCACTGGCTGCCGCCCGGGCGGAGCACGGCCTCGACGCGGAGGGCCAGAGCAGCCCCACGGAAGGGGGCGCGGAGTCCCCGGGCTGCCCCACGTGCCGCTGCcgctgccaggagctggggaaggaggacGCCGCGCTGCTGCCGCGCGCCGAGGCGGACGGCGACCTGAAGCTGCACCCGGCTATCAAGCTCATAG ggctgcccATGTACATGAAGTCCCTGCGCTGGGCCCTGGCGGTCATGGCCGTGCTCCTGGCGGTGTCCACGGTTGCCATTGTGGCCCTGGCCTCTAGAACAG GGGCCGTGTGCCGGCCGTGTCCCCATGGCTGGCTGTGGTCTGGGGAGCACTGTTACTACCTCTCTACTGAAGCTCAAGCCTGGGAGGCCAGCCAGGCTTTCTGCTCCGCCCACCATGCTACCCTCCCCCTGCTGAGCCACATCCag ACTCCCAGAGGAAGACAAGGACCAGCCGGGTCTGAAGTGCGCGGGCCTGGAGGGAGGCAAGCTCATGGCTTTGGACTGCGCCTCTTCAAGACCCTGGGTCTGTGCCCAGGGGACCAACTGACTGGGGTTCTGCCCATTCCAACCCTGTTGGGGGCAtacagtccccccaccccccagaggggGGCCTATTTCCTGGACCCAGGCTCCCGCCGCTCCCTGCTTGGTGCCTGGGGCCCTGCCTGA
- the KLRG2 gene encoding killer cell lectin-like receptor subfamily G member 2 isoform X2: MEGARAASREDRAGAELPMEPLESLEPGLGQPQAPEEERRPESPESSPAAAVQEATGAGQDPSGGKKLPSPRPARPRVLPASLGYGAFRRQLSAGPEPPSPRPAAAEQPRDGEAAGAELVPWAAPGEPAPGNWAPVELQVDVRVKPVGAAGGSCTPSPAPSRRFITVPVPESPAFSRHAAPGYPFLPRTASLGSTWSRGSPLAAARAEHGLDAEGQSSPTEGGAESPGCPTCRCRCQELGKEDAALLPRAEADGDLKLHPAIKLIGLPMYMKSLRWALAVMAVLLAVSTVAIVALASRTGAVCRPCPHGWLWSGEHCYYLSTEAQAWEASQAFCSAHHATLPLLSHIQDSLGRYPVTMYSWVGARRGPQGWHWIDGGPLPPQLLPEEDKDQPGLKCAGLEGGKLMALDCASSRPWVCAQGTN, from the exons ATGGAGGGAGCCCGGGCGGCATCCAGAGAAGACCGAGCCGGAGCCGAGTTGCCAATGGAGCCCTTGGAAAGCCTGGAGCCGGGGCTGGGGCAGCCGCAGGCCCCCGAGGAGGAGCGACGGCCAGAAAGTCCCGAGAGCAGCCCGGCCGCggccgtgcaggaggcgaccGGCGCGGGCCAGGACCCCTCGGGCGGGAAGAAGCTGCCCTCGCCTCGCCCCGCGCGCCCGCGGGTGCTGCCCGCCAGCCTGGGCTACGGCGCCTTCCGCCGCCAGTTGTCCGCTGGCCCCGAGCCGCCGTCGCCGAGGCCCGCTGCGGCCGAGCAGCCCCGGGACGGCGAGGCGGCGGGAGCCGAGCTGGTGCCCTGGGCCGCGCCGGGGGAGCCGGCGCCCGGCAACTGGGCGCCCGTGGAGCTGCAGGTGGACGTGCGCGTGAAGCCCGTGGGCGCGGCCGGCGGCAGCTGCACGCCCTCGCCGGCGCCCTCCCGGCGCTTCATCACGGTCCCGGTGCCCGAGTCCCCCGCCTTCTCCCGCCACGCCGCCCCGGGGTACCCGTTCCTGCCGCGGACCGCGTCCTTGGGCAGCACGTGGAGCCGCGGCTCGCCACTGGCTGCCGCCCGGGCGGAGCACGGCCTCGACGCGGAGGGCCAGAGCAGCCCCACGGAAGGGGGCGCGGAGTCCCCGGGCTGCCCCACGTGCCGCTGCcgctgccaggagctggggaaggaggacGCCGCGCTGCTGCCGCGCGCCGAGGCGGACGGCGACCTGAAGCTGCACCCGGCTATCAAGCTCATAG ggctgcccATGTACATGAAGTCCCTGCGCTGGGCCCTGGCGGTCATGGCCGTGCTCCTGGCGGTGTCCACGGTTGCCATTGTGGCCCTGGCCTCTAGAACAG GGGCCGTGTGCCGGCCGTGTCCCCATGGCTGGCTGTGGTCTGGGGAGCACTGTTACTACCTCTCTACTGAAGCTCAAGCCTGGGAGGCCAGCCAGGCTTTCTGCTCCGCCCACCATGCTACCCTCCCCCTGCTGAGCCACATCCag GACTCCCTGGGCAGATACCCTGTCACCATGTACTCCTGGGTGGGGGCCCGGCGAGGCCCCCAGGGCTGGCACTGGATCGACGGGGGCCCCCTGCCACCCCAGCT ACTCCCAGAGGAAGACAAGGACCAGCCGGGTCTGAAGTGCGCGGGCCTGGAGGGAGGCAAGCTCATGGCTTTGGACTGCGCCTCTTCAAGACCCTGGGTCTGTGCCCAGGGGACCAACTGA
- the KLRG2 gene encoding killer cell lectin-like receptor subfamily G member 2 isoform X5 has translation MEGARAASREDRAGAELPMEPLESLEPGLGQPQAPEEERRPESPESSPAAAVQEATGAGQDPSGGKKLPSPRPARPRVLPASLGYGAFRRQLSAGPEPPSPRPAAAEQPRDGEAAGAELVPWAAPGEPAPGNWAPVELQVDVRVKPVGAAGGSCTPSPAPSRRFITVPVPESPAFSRHAAPGYPFLPRTASLGSTWSRGSPLAAARAEHGLDAEGQSSPTEGGAESPGCPTCRCRCQELGKEDAALLPRAEADGDLKLHPAIKLIGLPMYMKSLRWALAVMAVLLAVSTVAIVALASRTGAVCRPCPHGWLWSGEHCYYLSTEAQAWEASQAFCSAHHATLPLLSHIQWTLLKL, from the exons ATGGAGGGAGCCCGGGCGGCATCCAGAGAAGACCGAGCCGGAGCCGAGTTGCCAATGGAGCCCTTGGAAAGCCTGGAGCCGGGGCTGGGGCAGCCGCAGGCCCCCGAGGAGGAGCGACGGCCAGAAAGTCCCGAGAGCAGCCCGGCCGCggccgtgcaggaggcgaccGGCGCGGGCCAGGACCCCTCGGGCGGGAAGAAGCTGCCCTCGCCTCGCCCCGCGCGCCCGCGGGTGCTGCCCGCCAGCCTGGGCTACGGCGCCTTCCGCCGCCAGTTGTCCGCTGGCCCCGAGCCGCCGTCGCCGAGGCCCGCTGCGGCCGAGCAGCCCCGGGACGGCGAGGCGGCGGGAGCCGAGCTGGTGCCCTGGGCCGCGCCGGGGGAGCCGGCGCCCGGCAACTGGGCGCCCGTGGAGCTGCAGGTGGACGTGCGCGTGAAGCCCGTGGGCGCGGCCGGCGGCAGCTGCACGCCCTCGCCGGCGCCCTCCCGGCGCTTCATCACGGTCCCGGTGCCCGAGTCCCCCGCCTTCTCCCGCCACGCCGCCCCGGGGTACCCGTTCCTGCCGCGGACCGCGTCCTTGGGCAGCACGTGGAGCCGCGGCTCGCCACTGGCTGCCGCCCGGGCGGAGCACGGCCTCGACGCGGAGGGCCAGAGCAGCCCCACGGAAGGGGGCGCGGAGTCCCCGGGCTGCCCCACGTGCCGCTGCcgctgccaggagctggggaaggaggacGCCGCGCTGCTGCCGCGCGCCGAGGCGGACGGCGACCTGAAGCTGCACCCGGCTATCAAGCTCATAG ggctgcccATGTACATGAAGTCCCTGCGCTGGGCCCTGGCGGTCATGGCCGTGCTCCTGGCGGTGTCCACGGTTGCCATTGTGGCCCTGGCCTCTAGAACAG GGGCCGTGTGCCGGCCGTGTCCCCATGGCTGGCTGTGGTCTGGGGAGCACTGTTACTACCTCTCTACTGAAGCTCAAGCCTGGGAGGCCAGCCAGGCTTTCTGCTCCGCCCACCATGCTACCCTCCCCCTGCTGAGCCACATCCag TGGACCTTGCTGAAGCTCTGA
- the KLRG2 gene encoding killer cell lectin-like receptor subfamily G member 2 isoform X4 has translation MEGARAASREDRAGAELPMEPLESLEPGLGQPQAPEEERRPESPESSPAAAVQEATGAGQDPSGGKKLPSPRPARPRVLPASLGYGAFRRQLSAGPEPPSPRPAAAEQPRDGEAAGAELVPWAAPGEPAPGNWAPVELQVDVRVKPVGAAGGSCTPSPAPSRRFITVPVPESPAFSRHAAPGYPFLPRTASLGSTWSRGSPLAAARAEHGLDAEGQSSPTEGGAESPGCPTCRCRCQELGKEDAALLPRAEADGDLKLHPAIKLIGLPMYMKSLRWALAVMAVLLAVSTVAIVALASRTGAVCRPCPHGWLWSGEHCYYLSTEAQAWEASQAFCSAHHATLPLLSHIQVQSVLIAVVTDSPEAAGI, from the exons ATGGAGGGAGCCCGGGCGGCATCCAGAGAAGACCGAGCCGGAGCCGAGTTGCCAATGGAGCCCTTGGAAAGCCTGGAGCCGGGGCTGGGGCAGCCGCAGGCCCCCGAGGAGGAGCGACGGCCAGAAAGTCCCGAGAGCAGCCCGGCCGCggccgtgcaggaggcgaccGGCGCGGGCCAGGACCCCTCGGGCGGGAAGAAGCTGCCCTCGCCTCGCCCCGCGCGCCCGCGGGTGCTGCCCGCCAGCCTGGGCTACGGCGCCTTCCGCCGCCAGTTGTCCGCTGGCCCCGAGCCGCCGTCGCCGAGGCCCGCTGCGGCCGAGCAGCCCCGGGACGGCGAGGCGGCGGGAGCCGAGCTGGTGCCCTGGGCCGCGCCGGGGGAGCCGGCGCCCGGCAACTGGGCGCCCGTGGAGCTGCAGGTGGACGTGCGCGTGAAGCCCGTGGGCGCGGCCGGCGGCAGCTGCACGCCCTCGCCGGCGCCCTCCCGGCGCTTCATCACGGTCCCGGTGCCCGAGTCCCCCGCCTTCTCCCGCCACGCCGCCCCGGGGTACCCGTTCCTGCCGCGGACCGCGTCCTTGGGCAGCACGTGGAGCCGCGGCTCGCCACTGGCTGCCGCCCGGGCGGAGCACGGCCTCGACGCGGAGGGCCAGAGCAGCCCCACGGAAGGGGGCGCGGAGTCCCCGGGCTGCCCCACGTGCCGCTGCcgctgccaggagctggggaaggaggacGCCGCGCTGCTGCCGCGCGCCGAGGCGGACGGCGACCTGAAGCTGCACCCGGCTATCAAGCTCATAG ggctgcccATGTACATGAAGTCCCTGCGCTGGGCCCTGGCGGTCATGGCCGTGCTCCTGGCGGTGTCCACGGTTGCCATTGTGGCCCTGGCCTCTAGAACAG GGGCCGTGTGCCGGCCGTGTCCCCATGGCTGGCTGTGGTCTGGGGAGCACTGTTACTACCTCTCTACTGAAGCTCAAGCCTGGGAGGCCAGCCAGGCTTTCTGCTCCGCCCACCATGCTACCCTCCCCCTGCTGAGCCACATCCag